One window of Chryseobacterium indologenes genomic DNA carries:
- a CDS encoding PLP-dependent aminotransferase family protein codes for MNSPIIGSLLSHITIDPASNRAVYLQLSDEILILIRQGKLKTGQKLPSSRDIAKIFNINRITVSKAFDELQMQGWLESFVGRGTFVSSHIPEPDPEKLQDMISNKGIKTAGFELHEKLYLPNPYFIPSSDLHLDDGHPDPKLAPLKELYRAYRNQLTRSGLYDKFGGYSFPDGSEFYKTTLSNHLNETRGLKTSLKNILSVRGTMMGINLVCTGLINPGDVIVSGIPGWQRAEHNFIHAKARHISIPVDEHGLCVDELKKICKRIKVRMVYVTPHHHYPTTVSLRIDRRLELLRLASEYGFIIFEDDYDFDFHYSRRPLLPLASADENGMVIYCGSFSKSFSPAFRMGYLVASENVIKHLSNIRILLDRQGDHILDNAIADIINDGTVQRYTRKALSIYQDRRDHFCNLLKTELCETVDFSVPEGGMTVWTKFDKSINLEELAKKAYSKSLYISDGSLHKYEVYDQNAIRLGFASSTIDQLNQSVKILKGLI; via the coding sequence ATGAATAGTCCAATTATTGGAAGTTTACTGAGTCATATCACAATTGATCCTGCTTCCAACCGGGCAGTATATCTTCAATTATCAGATGAAATTTTAATTCTTATCAGGCAAGGAAAACTAAAAACAGGGCAAAAACTGCCTTCTTCAAGGGACATAGCAAAAATATTCAATATCAATCGGATAACGGTATCCAAAGCGTTTGATGAATTACAGATGCAGGGCTGGCTGGAAAGTTTCGTTGGGCGCGGAACCTTTGTCTCCTCACACATTCCGGAACCCGATCCTGAAAAGCTTCAGGACATGATAAGCAATAAAGGAATTAAAACAGCGGGGTTTGAACTGCATGAAAAACTTTATCTGCCTAATCCTTACTTTATTCCCAGTTCAGATCTTCATCTGGATGATGGGCATCCGGATCCTAAGCTGGCACCATTAAAAGAACTTTACAGAGCCTACAGAAACCAGCTGACCAGAAGTGGTTTATATGATAAATTCGGTGGCTACAGTTTTCCCGATGGCTCCGAGTTCTATAAAACGACCCTCTCCAACCATTTGAACGAAACCAGAGGGCTAAAAACTTCTCTGAAAAATATATTATCCGTCCGCGGAACCATGATGGGAATCAATCTTGTCTGTACAGGGCTGATAAACCCCGGAGATGTAATAGTATCAGGAATTCCGGGATGGCAGCGTGCAGAACACAATTTTATACATGCCAAAGCCAGACATATAAGTATTCCGGTAGATGAGCATGGATTATGTGTGGACGAACTGAAAAAGATCTGTAAAAGAATCAAAGTGAGAATGGTATATGTAACCCCGCACCACCATTATCCAACTACGGTATCGCTCCGTATTGACAGAAGGCTGGAGCTGTTGAGACTTGCCAGTGAATATGGTTTTATTATTTTTGAAGACGACTACGATTTTGACTTTCATTATAGCCGCCGTCCTTTACTTCCGCTGGCCAGCGCGGATGAAAACGGAATGGTTATCTATTGCGGCTCTTTCAGCAAAAGCTTTTCTCCTGCATTTCGTATGGGCTATCTGGTGGCTTCAGAAAATGTCATTAAACATCTTTCCAATATACGTATACTGCTGGACCGGCAGGGGGATCATATCCTTGATAATGCCATTGCAGATATTATAAATGACGGAACTGTACAGCGTTATACAAGAAAAGCTTTAAGTATATATCAGGACAGACGGGATCATTTCTGTAATTTATTGAAAACTGAACTTTGCGAAACAGTAGATTTTTCAGTTCCTGAAGGCGGAATGACGGTGTGGACAAAGTTTGACAAGAGCATCAATCTTGAAGAACTGGCAAAAAAAGCCTATTCAAAAAGCTTATATATCTCAGATGGCAGTTTGCATAAATATGAGGTATATGATCAAAATGCAATACGCCTGGGTTTTGCCTCTTCCACTATAGATCAGCTTAATCAGAGTGTAAAAATTCTGAAAGGATTAATATAA
- a CDS encoding helix-turn-helix transcriptional regulator — protein sequence MIIVAQDRGIYANKGSKEALRICTEIYYQSKEIDYSNGMIQADMTMSAIYLGEQNYKAALEKILRGKSLAKETDNYYLLSMFLIREAFVYSELGYTKKSQKALTSSLGLLNKLSEKEGYLIKSLVDMTKANNIQVVTDSTKDSTLIYLNRGYQEIKRIDNKNPYQNFFLGIFTIRLAEAYYLKNNFSKSELFLREFEIVKSHDKNQSEFIRYYILKGDIENKKKNYTQALEYFDKAQEFYQKYKMYNLALKDIYSGKAESYLMLNDFKNQAIYSTKAKRITDSIAVADRQLLNSTIDTNENEDPFADNENNNYYLAAGILIALAGLTFYILHRKNSRKEYTEEKLQEPIPQPIILHENEKSETEVEALRELVQLAKNDDKSFLLRFSEVFPTFNQRLLNINPQLTHSDLEYCALIKLKFDTKEIARHKNLTINSVVSKKYRIRKKLNISTDENMYTWMLNIG from the coding sequence ATGATTATTGTTGCCCAGGATAGAGGTATATATGCTAATAAAGGCAGCAAGGAAGCACTAAGAATCTGTACTGAAATATATTACCAATCTAAAGAGATTGATTATTCCAACGGGATGATTCAGGCTGATATGACAATGTCAGCAATTTACTTGGGTGAACAAAATTATAAAGCAGCTCTTGAAAAGATTTTGCGAGGCAAAAGCCTTGCAAAGGAAACTGATAATTATTATTTATTATCTATGTTCCTTATAAGAGAAGCTTTTGTTTATTCTGAACTAGGATATACTAAAAAATCTCAAAAAGCACTTACCAGTTCTTTAGGCCTTCTTAATAAATTATCTGAAAAAGAAGGTTATTTAATAAAAAGCCTTGTCGACATGACAAAGGCAAACAATATTCAAGTTGTTACAGACAGTACAAAAGACTCAACACTGATTTATTTAAATCGTGGATATCAGGAAATTAAAAGAATAGACAATAAGAATCCCTACCAAAACTTTTTTCTTGGTATTTTTACAATACGACTGGCTGAGGCATATTACCTGAAAAATAATTTTTCAAAATCAGAACTGTTCCTTAGAGAGTTTGAGATAGTGAAATCCCATGATAAGAATCAGTCTGAATTTATCCGTTATTATATCCTCAAAGGCGATATAGAAAATAAAAAGAAAAACTATACACAGGCACTCGAATATTTTGATAAAGCTCAGGAATTTTATCAAAAGTATAAAATGTACAATCTTGCTTTAAAAGATATCTATTCGGGAAAAGCAGAGTCTTACTTAATGCTTAACGATTTCAAAAACCAGGCAATATACAGTACAAAAGCAAAAAGAATCACAGACAGCATTGCTGTAGCAGATCGGCAGTTATTGAACAGTACAATTGATACTAATGAAAATGAGGATCCTTTTGCAGATAATGAAAATAACAACTATTATCTTGCAGCAGGTATACTCATAGCATTGGCGGGATTAACGTTTTATATTTTACATCGTAAAAATTCCCGAAAAGAATATACAGAAGAAAAACTTCAGGAGCCCATACCCCAACCAATTATTCTCCATGAAAATGAAAAATCTGAAACGGAAGTTGAAGCCCTTAGAGAGCTTGTTCAACTGGCTAAAAATGATGATAAATCTTTTCTACTGAGGTTTTCTGAAGTGTTCCCGACTTTCAATCAGCGGCTTTTGAATATAAATCCTCAGCTTACCCATTCAGATCTGGAATACTGTGCCTTAATCAAATTAAAATTTGACACTAAAGAGATCGCCCGGCATAAAAATCTTACTATAAATTCTGTGGTCAGTAAAAAATACAGGATCAGAAAAAAACTGAATATAAGTACTGATGAAAACATGTATACCTGGATGTTGAATATCGGATAG
- a CDS encoding sensor histidine kinase: MKTILKRINQHRYFLLFILLFAYVQSIHTRIGIRRTLDWYIFTPEAAVVTLISACILFFVIDFFIKNWQKSVTFSIAEILKIFSSSLLTYLVVMKIIGFLIAFAFGKIEKNFNQEVVILSTFSDLIGGFIYGSFYLAYRYYKKNTDYQKQLALYDHALSESKINQLKAQLNPHFLFNNLNILDQLIEEDKRKASDFLNEFAEIYRYVLDVSDKKLVAVEEELAFAEKYFNLIQYKYGNAYSLKINHIKSSGNIIPLSLQLLLENAVQHNLGTHDHPVSVTINLDQTITVSNNVIPKRNNKKTSGRALNNLKEQYALLSDQQVEISKSEIGFAVKLPIIPV, from the coding sequence ATGAAAACCATATTAAAACGGATTAATCAACACAGGTATTTTCTCCTGTTTATCCTTTTGTTTGCCTATGTACAGTCTATCCATACCCGGATAGGAATAAGAAGAACATTAGATTGGTATATTTTTACACCGGAAGCTGCAGTTGTCACCCTCATTAGTGCCTGTATCCTGTTTTTTGTGATTGATTTTTTCATTAAAAACTGGCAGAAGTCAGTAACATTCAGCATCGCGGAAATCCTTAAAATATTCAGTTCTTCACTGTTGACATACCTTGTGGTGATGAAGATAATAGGCTTTTTGATTGCTTTTGCTTTTGGAAAGATTGAGAAAAATTTTAATCAGGAAGTAGTTATTCTCTCCACTTTTTCGGATTTAATCGGAGGCTTTATTTACGGAAGTTTTTATCTGGCATACCGTTACTACAAGAAGAATACAGACTATCAGAAACAGCTTGCCCTTTATGATCATGCGTTGTCTGAAAGTAAAATTAATCAGTTGAAAGCCCAGCTTAATCCTCATTTTTTGTTCAATAATCTCAATATTCTGGACCAGCTCATAGAAGAAGATAAACGAAAAGCTTCCGACTTTCTCAATGAATTTGCCGAGATATACCGTTATGTTTTAGATGTTTCCGATAAAAAATTAGTAGCTGTGGAAGAAGAACTTGCTTTTGCAGAGAAATATTTTAATCTGATACAATATAAATACGGAAATGCCTATTCATTAAAAATAAATCATATAAAATCTTCAGGAAATATTATTCCGCTTTCATTACAGCTGCTGCTGGAGAATGCCGTTCAGCATAATCTTGGAACTCATGACCATCCTGTTTCGGTCACCATAAATCTGGATCAGACAATAACCGTTTCCAATAATGTGATACCTAAACGTAACAATAAAAAAACTTCAGGAAGAGCCTTGAACAATCTTAAAGAGCAATATGCGTTATTAAGCGACCAACAGGTAGAAATATCAAAATCAGAAATCGGATTTGCTGTAAAACTTCCTATAATTCCAGTATAA
- the prpB gene encoding methylisocitrate lyase — MTTSESLKSPGMKFREAMRKESPLQIVGAINANHALLAQQAGFNAIYLSGGGVAAGSLGIPDLGITTLEDVLIDVQRITNVCDLPLMVDVDTGFGPSAFNVARTVKSLIKAGAAALHIEDQVGAKRCGHRPGKEVVTKEEMVDRLKAAADARTDENFVIGARTDAFANEGLEKTLERAIAYKEAGADFIFAEAVPDLSFYQKFVEATGVPVLANITEFGMIKMYTVEELKNAGVGLILYPLSAFRAANKAAQNVYEHLRKDGTQANVLDTMQTREELYQSIGYYDYEQKLDNLFKQNK, encoded by the coding sequence ATGACTACAAGTGAAAGTTTGAAGTCTCCCGGTATGAAATTCCGGGAGGCCATGCGAAAAGAAAGTCCACTTCAGATTGTTGGAGCCATTAATGCTAATCATGCGCTGTTGGCACAACAGGCTGGTTTCAATGCAATTTATCTTTCAGGAGGTGGTGTTGCTGCAGGCTCTCTGGGTATTCCGGATTTGGGAATTACCACGCTGGAAGATGTATTGATTGATGTTCAGCGTATTACTAATGTTTGTGATTTGCCATTGATGGTAGATGTTGATACCGGATTTGGACCTTCAGCATTCAATGTGGCAAGAACTGTAAAATCATTGATTAAAGCCGGAGCTGCGGCACTCCATATTGAAGATCAGGTAGGTGCAAAACGCTGTGGACACCGCCCGGGAAAAGAAGTGGTAACCAAAGAAGAAATGGTAGACAGGCTGAAAGCTGCAGCAGATGCCCGTACTGATGAGAACTTTGTAATTGGTGCCCGTACCGATGCCTTTGCTAATGAAGGATTGGAAAAAACATTGGAAAGAGCAATCGCTTATAAAGAAGCCGGAGCAGATTTCATCTTTGCAGAAGCAGTTCCTGACCTAAGCTTTTATCAAAAGTTTGTTGAAGCGACAGGAGTTCCTGTACTGGCCAATATTACAGAATTCGGGATGATAAAAATGTACACGGTAGAAGAATTAAAAAATGCAGGTGTGGGATTGATACTTTATCCGCTTTCGGCTTTCCGTGCTGCCAATAAAGCGGCCCAAAATGTATATGAGCACCTTCGTAAAGACGGAACACAGGCCAATGTCTTAGATACCATGCAAACCAGGGAAGAACTTTATCAAAGCATTGGATACTACGACTATGAACAAAAATTAGACAACCTTTTTAAACAAAATAAGTGA
- a CDS encoding LytR/AlgR family response regulator transcription factor encodes MIKVIIIEDEIPARKKLKRFISELKEPVEILAEIDNVEEAVVFLRKSTVDLIFSDIELLDGNAFEIYDQVSVSSPIIFTTAYDQFWMNAFESNGIEYLLKPFLQERFQKAWDKFILLRTSASEQNEVLVKLQQMLNNSHTEKKYKKRFTVSSHQGIYFVNTEDITFFEAEEGIVFAFDTTGKKYLLNESTLKEIENQLSPSDFFRINRSEIVQKIHVERIERYNKNTLSIQIKGQKAHLVTSQSNTAAFRKWIEE; translated from the coding sequence ATGATAAAAGTTATAATTATCGAAGACGAAATCCCTGCCAGAAAAAAGCTAAAACGTTTTATCAGCGAATTAAAAGAACCGGTTGAGATTCTTGCGGAGATTGATAACGTAGAAGAAGCTGTTGTTTTTTTAAGAAAATCAACAGTAGACCTGATCTTTTCTGATATAGAGTTATTGGATGGAAATGCCTTTGAAATCTACGATCAGGTGAGTGTTTCAAGTCCAATAATCTTTACGACAGCTTACGATCAGTTCTGGATGAATGCTTTTGAAAGTAACGGCATAGAATATCTTTTAAAACCTTTTTTACAAGAGCGTTTCCAAAAAGCCTGGGACAAATTTATTTTATTGAGAACCTCTGCATCAGAACAGAATGAGGTTTTGGTAAAACTTCAGCAAATGCTTAATAATAGTCATACAGAGAAAAAATATAAAAAAAGATTTACAGTCTCCTCACACCAGGGAATTTACTTTGTCAATACTGAAGATATCACTTTCTTTGAAGCAGAAGAGGGAATTGTCTTTGCTTTCGATACCACAGGAAAGAAATATTTGTTGAATGAATCTACGCTAAAAGAAATTGAAAATCAGCTTAGTCCTTCAGATTTTTTCAGAATTAACCGCAGTGAAATCGTTCAGAAAATACATGTTGAAAGAATAGAGCGTTACAATAAAAATACGCTGTCTATCCAAATAAAAGGACAGAAAGCCCATCTGGTGACAAGCCAAAGCAACACAGCTGCTTTCAGAAAATGGATTGAAGAATAG
- a CDS encoding transposase, producing the protein MIHDIKNIHMGDLITQRIKEIEIDQIRICKFLKCTDEELTKILSQKSIESDLILRFSILLEYDFFRVYSHYLILYAPPANVNIGNATTKSSLPQFRKKLYTQEIISFILDLIDSGKKSKQEVMNEYKIPKTTLYKWMGKYKNGFN; encoded by the coding sequence ATGATTCACGATATCAAGAATATTCATATGGGCGACCTCATCACCCAAAGAATAAAAGAAATTGAAATAGATCAGATACGAATCTGTAAATTTTTGAAATGTACAGATGAAGAGTTAACAAAAATATTATCCCAAAAATCTATAGAAAGCGATCTTATTTTACGGTTCAGCATTTTACTTGAATATGATTTCTTTAGAGTCTATTCACATTATCTTATACTCTATGCACCTCCTGCTAACGTAAATATTGGTAATGCTACTACTAAATCATCACTCCCCCAGTTCAGAAAAAAACTGTATACCCAGGAAATTATTTCTTTCATTCTGGATCTTATTGATTCAGGGAAAAAGAGTAAGCAGGAAGTCATGAATGAATACAAAATTCCTAAGACCACATTATACAAATGGATGGGCAAATACAAAAACGGGTTCAATTAG
- a CDS encoding GNAT family N-acetyltransferase, with protein MNNNEIKIRKAIEADSEKVWSLMKDLAVFEHYDDSFAITPQIVAESGFRKTPPDFYCIVAEDKDKIAGILVYYFLPYTAQNRPAVYMKELYVDDHYRGKKIGEQLMDTLREEAKTYGCTQIKWTVAPWNEGGKKFYDRLGAKENTDWLNYEWSI; from the coding sequence ATGAATAATAACGAAATCAAAATAAGAAAAGCCATTGAAGCAGATAGTGAAAAGGTCTGGAGCTTAATGAAAGATCTGGCGGTATTTGAACATTATGATGATTCTTTTGCGATAACACCTCAGATTGTTGCAGAAAGTGGGTTTAGAAAAACACCTCCTGATTTCTATTGTATCGTTGCAGAAGATAAAGATAAGATTGCCGGAATACTTGTTTATTATTTTTTGCCTTATACGGCTCAGAACAGGCCTGCTGTCTATATGAAAGAACTGTATGTGGATGATCATTATCGCGGAAAGAAGATCGGTGAGCAATTGATGGATACTCTTCGTGAAGAAGCAAAAACATATGGATGTACTCAAATAAAATGGACTGTTGCCCCCTGGAATGAAGGTGGAAAAAAGTTCTATGATCGGCTTGGTGCCAAAGAAAATACGGACTGGCTCAATTATGAATGGAGCATCTGA
- a CDS encoding helix-turn-helix transcriptional regulator, which produces MKIIPSIYMNEQRYEEAMKIIPEGKILAEKYHDYYTLAWIYVEEGMIYTELSYTKRSRKSLNEALDQTGKVSNEEAHIIKATAYRTMARNLRKEDGSGKKDSILIYLHNGYNESRKTSTTFPYRNFYLSSFAIELSQEYYSKNDLINTEKYLVQFAQDMKTEKDQSEFIRYYILTGNIENKRKNYTKALENFEKATQAAKQAKIYPLQVKDIYSGKAESYLGLEDYKNQALYSAKAQKITDSILSVEKKVLNNVIAPPDRKNISNTENSESNNNKLLIIIVISFISITSFVIYVVYKRKNYNKTTETFTDNKESSIQNDILPAKSIKDTNTEDLSELIQLAHNNDKSFHLKFSETFPAFNKQLLEINPQLSHSDLEYCALIKLKFNTKEISHYKNVTLNSVISKKYRIRKKLNISTEENMYSWMLNLG; this is translated from the coding sequence ATGAAAATAATACCCTCCATTTATATGAATGAGCAGAGGTATGAGGAGGCCATGAAAATAATTCCCGAAGGTAAAATTTTAGCCGAAAAATATCATGATTATTATACTTTAGCATGGATCTATGTGGAAGAAGGCATGATTTATACTGAGCTAAGTTATACTAAAAGATCTAGAAAGTCACTTAATGAAGCTCTTGATCAGACAGGTAAGGTAAGTAATGAGGAAGCTCACATCATAAAAGCGACGGCATATAGAACCATGGCGAGAAATCTCAGAAAAGAGGATGGAAGCGGAAAAAAAGATTCTATCTTGATTTATCTTCACAATGGTTATAATGAATCAAGAAAAACAAGCACTACATTCCCATACAGAAATTTTTATCTTTCTTCATTCGCTATAGAATTAAGCCAGGAATATTATTCTAAAAATGATCTCATCAATACTGAAAAATATCTGGTTCAGTTCGCTCAGGATATGAAAACAGAAAAAGACCAGTCTGAGTTTATCAGATATTATATATTAACCGGAAATATAGAGAACAAAAGAAAAAATTATACTAAAGCTTTAGAAAATTTTGAAAAAGCAACACAGGCAGCCAAACAAGCTAAAATTTATCCATTACAGGTAAAAGATATTTATTCCGGAAAGGCTGAATCTTATCTAGGACTTGAGGACTATAAAAACCAGGCCCTCTATTCTGCAAAAGCTCAGAAGATAACAGACAGTATCTTAAGTGTTGAAAAGAAAGTTCTGAATAATGTTATTGCTCCTCCTGATAGAAAAAACATTTCCAACACAGAAAATAGCGAATCAAATAACAATAAACTTCTGATTATCATTGTCATTTCTTTCATTTCGATTACAAGTTTTGTTATATATGTAGTTTATAAAAGAAAGAATTATAACAAAACGACTGAAACATTCACTGATAATAAGGAAAGCTCAATACAAAATGACATACTGCCTGCTAAAAGTATAAAAGATACCAATACTGAAGATTTGAGTGAACTTATACAGCTTGCTCATAACAATGATAAATCTTTCCATCTGAAATTTTCTGAAACCTTTCCTGCATTTAACAAACAATTGCTGGAAATAAATCCACAACTCTCCCATTCTGACCTGGAATATTGTGCGCTGATCAAATTAAAATTTAACACCAAAGAAATATCACATTATAAAAATGTAACCCTTAATTCCGTGATCAGTAAAAAATACAGGATAAGAAAAAAGCTGAACATCAGTACAGAGGAAAATATGTATTCATGGATGCTAAATCTTGGATAA
- a CDS encoding GNAT family N-acetyltransferase, whose amino-acid sequence MKFSIQPHLETEKVNLYPLSEEDFEEVYAAAADPKVWEQHPSKDRWKKEVFQVFFDGAIQSKGAFRVVDKFTGKIVGSTRFYDYNPNENSIFIGYTFYSVDCWGKGINPVVKAVMLNYIFQYVQKVYFQIGANNVRSQIAIGRIGAEKVGEEEVSYFGENSSLNYTYEISKEKWEAYCSSVKK is encoded by the coding sequence ATGAAATTTAGTATTCAACCTCATTTAGAAACTGAAAAAGTAAATTTATATCCTTTGAGTGAAGAGGATTTTGAAGAAGTATATGCAGCAGCGGCTGATCCTAAAGTCTGGGAGCAGCATCCCAGTAAAGACCGATGGAAAAAAGAAGTATTCCAAGTGTTTTTTGACGGAGCCATTCAAAGTAAAGGTGCATTCCGGGTGGTTGATAAATTCACAGGAAAGATTGTAGGGAGTACCCGTTTTTATGATTATAATCCCAATGAAAACAGTATTTTTATAGGGTATACCTTTTATTCGGTGGATTGCTGGGGTAAAGGAATAAATCCTGTTGTGAAAGCGGTCATGCTAAACTATATTTTTCAGTATGTTCAAAAAGTGTATTTCCAGATTGGAGCCAATAATGTCCGTTCACAAATAGCAATTGGAAGAATTGGAGCGGAAAAGGTAGGTGAAGAGGAAGTAAGTTATTTTGGAGAAAATTCTTCATTGAATTATACCTATGAAATATCAAAAGAGAAATGGGAAGCTTATTGCAGTTCTGTAAAAAAATAA